CAATAATTATATTTTAAAAATTTTATAACTTTTATAACTTAACAAAACTCTTTAAGTTTTACTAAAATATTATCTACTATATAATGCGCATCTGCGTTTCCGCTATTTATTTTAATATCTGCTTGCTCAAGAAGAGGGTATTGTTGTTCAATAAGGCTTTCAAGCACTTCCAGTTTATTCTCGCCATTTAATCCGGGTCTAGTATTCCTTCGCGAAATTCTTTCGTAGATGGTATCGATATCTGAATAAAGCCAAATAGAAATTGCCTTCTCTTTAATTAAATTTCTTACTTCTTCATTGGCGAAGCTTCCTCCTCCGGTAGAAAGAATGATAGTTCCGTACCTCAATACTTCCTTTATTATACTTTCTTCCTGTTTTTTAAAGTATTCTTCGCCGCGATAATCATAAATATCAACTATTTTTAATCCTTCGCGTTCTTCAATTACTTGATCACTATCGTAAAATTGCATATGTAGCTTTTTAGCTAACTTTTTACCGATAGTACTTTTGCCGCTTCCCATTATGCCGACTAATACAATAGGTTTTGTCACTTTTATTCTCATGTGCTTCCAATGCCCCTTGAATTTCTATTAAAATTTTTAAGCACAACTATAATTGCTTAAAACTTTATACATAAATTTCTATTTAATAGCCTATTACAAATTCAGGCTTTAGAAAAGATGTGTGAATTAAATAATTATAAATAATATTTGTTTATAATCAAGTTTTAGAATTTTGTTCTTTAATTACCAAAAGAATAAATATGTTTAAAGAATTGATTATACCGCAACTTGACCTGATTTTATTATTTTAATGGCTGTAATGATTTCATTTACCAATTCCTTAATCTCTTTAGCAGCCGGTGAGTTCGGTTGGGTTTCCGTAATACATTTGCCGTCTAAAAATGAGGAGGAGAATGCCACTCTATTTCCAATGGTGGTTTTTAGAATATTTTCTAAATTTTTAGTTAAAGTCGGTAAAATCTTAGAATTGGGTGGAACACGATTTAATAATATTTGATAAGGAATATTATTCTGCTTACAAAACGAAGTGGTGTTATCCGTTGCCCATAAATCGGTCGGGCTTGGTTGCATAGGTATAATAACTAAGTC
The genomic region above belongs to Candidatus Jidaibacter acanthamoeba and contains:
- a CDS encoding shikimate kinase codes for the protein MRIKVTKPIVLVGIMGSGKSTIGKKLAKKLHMQFYDSDQVIEEREGLKIVDIYDYRGEEYFKKQEESIIKEVLRYGTIILSTGGGSFANEEVRNLIKEKAISIWLYSDIDTIYERISRRNTRPGLNGENKLEVLESLIEQQYPLLEQADIKINSGNADAHYIVDNILVKLKEFC
- the parA gene encoding ParA family partition ATPase, which gives rise to MDDCCTITISQQKGGSGKTTIAAHLAVSLSQMNKRVAAIDIDPQGSLSRWHGIRQERYGNGFTGINLISKAGWKVQNEIFSLKTKYDYIIIDSPPHNETDAKTAIRTSDLVIIPMQPSPTDLWATDNTTSFCKQNNIPYQILLNRVPPNSKILPTLTKNLENILKTTIGNRVAFSSSFLDGKCITETQPNSPAAKEIKELVNEIITAIKIIKSGQVAV